A region from the Acuticoccus sediminis genome encodes:
- a CDS encoding tyrosine-type recombinase/integrase — protein sequence MKISLSFGACSTRALGASRWKTACGASRSGNAFGEWFKRACAKTGVTKSTHGLCHEFGSAGAEAGLGKAHIGPMLGHASLSEADTYTKSVNRKRIVEEGMARLEQERDLETRLKKPGNS from the coding sequence ATGAAGATCAGCTTGTCTTTCGGCGCTTGCTCCACACGAGCACTAGGCGCTTCGAGATGGAAAACCGCCTGCGGCGCGTCTAGATCGGGCAATGCATTCGGGGAGTGGTTCAAGCGGGCGTGCGCGAAGACCGGCGTGACAAAATCGACACATGGTCTGTGTCACGAGTTTGGGTCGGCCGGGGCCGAAGCTGGACTCGGCAAAGCACACATCGGCCCGATGTTGGGCCACGCGAGCCTCTCCGAAGCGGACACCTACACCAAGTCGGTGAACCGGAAGCGCATTGTCGAGGAGGGTATGGCGAGACTGGAGCAGGAACGGGATTTGGAAACCCGCCTGAAAAAACCTGGAAACTCGTGA